The Solanum lycopersicum chromosome 6, SLM_r2.1 genome has a window encoding:
- the LOC101255413 gene encoding uncharacterized protein isoform X1 — protein MDTNPDDFASISNFISPMRGLEARVDHVKSECSSRRVSSNKEYINSDKAEMPKLSVEPLHMKRKKRSGGCNLRKSLAWDRAFSTEEGVLDPLELSLLSGSLVKTRGETLFTINEEERNPTSNDSLHDASSVYLSSNKRSTFKGIRAVALKEENRKASTKIPASHNGRIISKSSSCSRLLSSASLKRPANMNHGKSATKDSKLPKCQVSKPSSCLLPTNSKSSIPRASHFKHQVTDSAYGIQKNLGLMSSSRKLRNSQEKAKADAAPLKDKSSSCIFRGNDEKSPSKLQASIESSPVNNSSNTGVEMNRNATLPSTRAHSSESHDVCTPFVLPLPHRTRTAVSSMPYLPAQAMKPSGLRRPSPSLGFFRQTKASDTHRLSKVESNLCPLQRSGDLRPPETLARQEGNDDLANLNSKVLGSESESSTSSYRVSKTGLEGNSVERVNIPSSVIKKLDLVSDNFRDHAGNFDEQVLDHIKHEENKLQDTELLMNGKQHPPQTGKLEYINKNGDLMNFTPSFIENKGSAGSGFRDSELPQASYNSESLVLHRLEDGNPNEAEESDISSVIDGLICNSKYGNMIHLSGEVMKEGFMGGCNNLTGGEFEKVKSFAVEDDGIFDNDKYIMKIKSNLSKVQRELRNIGGGNCEPLNLTGSNFSEVKIEMLEVAYQHEDSHNLKEAFTCKQITDRAQTGGLVADISSVTLSGENCETDPDGLSIYSEHKSHPGSVLHSSGQSLSKHVYIDQSQDGQIDETGFSGLPYRSDESVFDRFDVTSVQTMVGEDPAEIMCPSPVKITLPSNCNHSTDEEVNPDKILASSTTCLEFGSSSSRTRDKMVSDVPGSIGECRKPIIESVLKVVDETEIHNSLNCHNDGNLTSSMEFGSSSRGTQNVIGSGILGPVGEGNKLINGVLLSKGMNELEIQDSSIKLNDGNETITLKLGMLSPESLKVEESHMCSHADFIPSSSTEPGRHKVVLESLHTPPKLRDARQANEVGKTTNALTNIIQIEDAHVETYNKDAHLLPKKAPITVVEECESSNAFENFREVFPSQRSVDAGGLKSPSFLNQESSPIHGSDNDADNLDTIHCVAGRLLYPVAIESLPLEYDFSEGTSKNHTAIVPIDCIELVAGDQTSSRIKRTVDDMLNEDILVKESETGKLSGSESSQNELCPGLEDTEQCTNCATILPVKDAESCLKKANLLILPPRDAVPFSDEWLAAMEAAGEDILTMKGGAVQNSPQEKSLPEPSPWSPVKKKNNQLGPYDCTKFHHNGPPDS, from the exons ATGGACACCAATCCCGACGATTTCgcttcaatttcaaatttcatttccCCAATGA GAGGACTGGAGGCTCGGGTAGATCATGTAAAATCAGAATGTTCATCTCGTAGAGTTTCCAGCAATAAAGAATATATCAATTCAGACAAAGCAGAAATGCCTAAACTTAGTGTGGAGCCGCTGcacatgaagaggaagaagaggagTGGTGGTTGCAATTTGCGGAAAAGTTTAGCATGGGATAGAGCCTTTTCAACTGAAGAAG GTGTTTTGGATCCATTGGAACTTTCTCTGCTTAGTGGTTCATTGGTTAAAACACGCGGAGAGACCTTGTTCACCATCAATGAAGAAGAGCGAaatccaacttcaaatgactCTCTACATGATGCTAGTTCAGTTTATTTGAGCTCGAACAAAAGAAGTACGTTTAAAGGAATTCGAGCTGTAgctttaaaagaagaaaatcggAAG GCCTCAACTAAAATACCAGCGTCTCACAATGGTAGAATTATCTCCAAATCTAGTAGCTGTTCTCGACTTTTGTCTTCCGCTTC ACTAAAAAGGCCTGCAAACATGAATCATGGAAAATCTGCGACCAAGGATTCCAAGTTACCGAAATGTCAAGTTTCAAAGCCAAGTTCTTGCTTGTTGCCTACAAACTCTAAGAGTAGCATACCAAGAGCAAGTCATTTTAAACATCAAGTAACTGATTCTG CTTATGGTATTCAGAAAAATCTAGGATTAATGAGCTCCTCCAGAAAGTTGAGAAATAGCCAAGAGAAAGCAAAAGCTGACGCTGCACCTTTAAAGGATAAATCTTCATCATGCATTTTCAGAGGAAATGAT GAGAAATCACCATCAAAATTACAGGCATCAATTGAATCTTCTCCAGTTAATAATTCTAGCAATACTGGAGTGGAGATGAACCGAAATGCCACACTTCCATCTACCCGAGCACATTCATCTGAAAGTCATGATGTATGTACACCATTCGTACTTCCTCTTCCTCACAGAACTCGTACTGCTGTTAGCAGTATGCCATACCTGCCCGCACAAGCCATGAAACCATCAGGTCTGCGGAGGCCCTCACCTTCCTTGGGATTTTTTCGTCAG acaAAAGCTTCAGATACACATCGCTTGTCGAAAGTCGAGTCTAATTTGTGCCCATTACAAAGGTCTGGTGATCTGAGGCCACCAGAGACACTAGCAAGGCAAGAAGGCAATGACGACTTAGCAAATCTAAACTCTAAGGTACTAGGATCTGAATCAGAAAGCTCAACATCATCCTACAGAGTATCTAAAACGGGCTTGGAAGGAAACAGTGTAGAAAGAGTGAATATTCCAAGTAGTGTTATTAAGAAGCTTGATCTAGTCAGTGATAATTTCAGAGATCATGCTGGTAATTTTGATGAGCAAGTACTGGATCACATCAAGCACGAAGAAAACAAGCTTCAGGATACGGAATTGCTGATGAACGGCAAGCAACATCCACCACAAACGGGAAAACTtgaatatataaacaaaaatggTGATCTCATGAACTTCACTCCTagttttatagaaaataaaggcTCTGCTGGATCAGGTTTTAGAGATTCTGAGTTACCACAAGCTAGCTACAATTCAGAATCTCTAGTTCTACATAGACTGGAAGATGGCAATCCAAATGAAGCAGAAGAATCTGACATTTCTTCAGTAATTGATGGTTTGATTTGTAACTCAAAGTATGGgaatatgattcatttgagcggGGAGGTGATGAAGGAAGGTTTCATGGGAGGCTGCAATAATTTAACTGGTGGAGAATTTGAGAAGGTCAAGTCCTTTGCAGTTGAAGATGACGGGATCTTTGATAATGATAAGTACATTATGAAGATTAAGAGCAATTTGAGCAAAGTCCAGAGAGAGCTAAGGAATATTGGAGGAGGGAACTGTGAGCCCTTGAATCTCACAGGTTCAAACTTTAGTGAAGTAAAGATTGAAATGTTAGAAGTTGCATATCAGCATGAAGATTCTCATAATCTGAAAGAAGCTTTTACCTGCAAACAGATCACAGATAGAGCACAAACAGGAGGTTTAGTAGCAGATATCTCAAGTGTAACTTTATCTGGTGAAAATTGCGAGACTGATCCTGATGGGCTTTCAATTTACTCAGAACATAAGTCCCATCCTGGTAGCGTATTGCATTCAAGTGGCCAGTCCCTTAGTAAACATGTTTACATAGATCAAAGCCAAGATGGACAGATTGATGAAACTGGTTTCTCTGGTCTTCCATATCGATCAGATGAAAGTGTTTTTGATAGGTTTGATGTAACAAGTGTACAGACAATGGTTGGAGAAGATCCTGCGGAAATCATGTGTCCTAGTCCTGTCAAAATTACTCTTCCCAGTAATTGCAATCATTCAACAGATGAAGAAGTCAATCCTGATAAGATTCTTGCAAGTTCAACTACCTGTCTGGAATTTGGTTCATCTTCTAGTAGAACAAgagacaaaatggtatcagatgTACCTGGTTCAATTGGCGAATGTAGGAAACCAATTATAGAGTCTGTGTTGAAAGTGGTGGATGAAACTGAAATACACAATTCATTGAACTGTCACAATGATGGAAATTTAACTTCCTCTATGGAATTTGGTTCATCTTCCAGGGGAACACAAAATGTAATTGGATCTGGTATACTTGGTCCAGTGGGTGAAGGTAACAAATTGATCAACGGTGTGCTCCTCTCCAAAGGAATGAATGAACTTgaaattcaagattcatcaatCAAGCTAAATGATGGTAATGAGACCATCACATTGAAGCTTGGTATGCTGTCTCCGGAAAGCTTGAAAGTTGAAGAGTCACACATGTGCAGCCATGCAGACTTCATCCCTTCCAGTTCAACAGAACCGGGGCGTCATAAGGTTGTATTAGAGAGTCTTCATACTCCTCCAAAACTCAGAGATGCAAGACAAGCAAATGAAGTTGGAAAGACAACAAATGCCCTCACAAATATCATACAGATAGAAGATGCGCACGTGGAGACATATAACAAAGATGCCCACTTGTTGCCTAAAAAAGCCCCTATTACTGTGGTGGAAGAATGTGAAAGCAGCAATGCCTTTGAGAATTTTCGAGAAGTTTTTCCATCACAAAGAAGTGTTGATGCAGGTGGATTAAAAAGCCCAAGTTTTCTGAACCAGGAGTCATCTCCGATTCATGGGAGTGATAATGATGCGGATAATCTGGATACTATCCACTGTGTTGCAGGTAGACTATTATATCCAGTGGCAATTGAATCTTTACCTTTGGAATATGATTTTTCTGAGGGGACAAGTAAAAACCATACAGCAATTGTGCCAATTGATTGCATAGAACTTGTTGCAGGGGATCAAACCTCATCAAGAATCAAAAGGACGGTAGATGACATGTTGAATGAAGATATTCTGGTGAAGGAATCTGAAACTGGTAAACTTAGTGGAAGTGAGAGTTCTCAAAATGAACTTTGCCCTGGGCTGGAAGATACCGAACAATGCACAAATTGCGCCACCATTTTGCCAGT CAAGGATGCTGAGAGCTGTCTGAAGAAGGCCAATCTTTTGATATTACCACCACGGGATGCAGTTCCATTTTCTGATGAATGGTTGGCAGCAATGGAAGCTGCAGGGGag GATATATTAACAATGAAAGGCGGTGCTGTACAAAACTCACCTCAAGAGAAATCCTTACCTGAGCCAAGCCCATGGTCTCCG gtgaagaagaaaaacaatcaaCTTGGACCGTATGACTGTACAAAGTTCCACCACAATGGGCCTCCTGACTCCTGA
- the LOC101255413 gene encoding uncharacterized protein isoform X2, translated as MDTNPDDFASISNFISPMRGLEARVDHVKSECSSRRVSSNKEYINSDKAEMPKLSVEPLHMKRKKRSGGCNLRKSLAWDRAFSTEEGVLDPLELSLLSGSLVKTRGETLFTINEEERNPTSNDSLHDASSVYLSSNKRSTFKGIRAVALKEENRKASTKIPASHNGRIISKSSSCSRLLSSASLKRPANMNHGKSATKDSKLPKCQVSKPSSCLLPTNSKSSIPRASHFKHQVTDSAYGIQKNLGLMSSSRKLRNSQEKAKADAAPLKDKSSSCIFRGNDEKSPSKLQASIESSPVNNSSNTGVEMNRNATLPSTRAHSSESHDVCTPFVLPLPHRTRTAVSSMPYLPAQAMKPSGLRRPSPSLGFFRQTKASDTHRLSKVESNLCPLQRSGDLRPPETLARQEGNDDLANLNSKVLGSESESSTSSYRVSKTGLEGNSVERVNIPSSVIKKLDLVSDNFRDHAGNFDEQVLDHIKHEENKLQDTELLMNGKQHPPQTGKLEYINKNGDLMNFTPSFIENKGSAGSGFRDSELPQASYNSESLVLHRLEDGNPNEAEESDISSVIDGLICNSKYGNMIHLSGEVMKEGFMGGCNNLTGGEFEKVKSFAVEDDGIFDNDKYIMKIKSNLSKVQRELRNIGGGNCEPLNLTGSNFSEVKIEMLEVAYQHEDSHNLKEAFTCKQITDRAQTGGLVADISSVTLSGENCETDPDGLSIYSEHKSHPGSVLHSSGQSLSKHVYIDQSQDGQIDETGFSGLPYRSDESVFDRFDVTSVQTMVGEDPAEIMCPSPVKITLPSNCNHSTDEEVNPDKILASSTTCLEFGSSSSRTRDKMVSDVPGSIGECRKPIIESVLKVVDETEIHNSLNCHNDGNLTSSMEFGSSSRGTQNVIGSGILGPVGEGNKLINGVLLSKGMNELEIQDSSIKLNDGNETITLKLGMLSPESLKVEESHMCSHADFIPSSSTEPGRHKVVLESLHTPPKLRDARQANEVGKTTNALTNIIQIEDAHVETYNKDAHLLPKKAPITVVEECESSNAFENFREVFPSQRSVDAGGLKSPSFLNQESSPIHGSDNDADNLDTIHCVAAIVPIDCIELVAGDQTSSRIKRTVDDMLNEDILVKESETGKLSGSESSQNELCPGLEDTEQCTNCATILPVKDAESCLKKANLLILPPRDAVPFSDEWLAAMEAAGEDILTMKGGAVQNSPQEKSLPEPSPWSPVKKKNNQLGPYDCTKFHHNGPPDS; from the exons ATGGACACCAATCCCGACGATTTCgcttcaatttcaaatttcatttccCCAATGA GAGGACTGGAGGCTCGGGTAGATCATGTAAAATCAGAATGTTCATCTCGTAGAGTTTCCAGCAATAAAGAATATATCAATTCAGACAAAGCAGAAATGCCTAAACTTAGTGTGGAGCCGCTGcacatgaagaggaagaagaggagTGGTGGTTGCAATTTGCGGAAAAGTTTAGCATGGGATAGAGCCTTTTCAACTGAAGAAG GTGTTTTGGATCCATTGGAACTTTCTCTGCTTAGTGGTTCATTGGTTAAAACACGCGGAGAGACCTTGTTCACCATCAATGAAGAAGAGCGAaatccaacttcaaatgactCTCTACATGATGCTAGTTCAGTTTATTTGAGCTCGAACAAAAGAAGTACGTTTAAAGGAATTCGAGCTGTAgctttaaaagaagaaaatcggAAG GCCTCAACTAAAATACCAGCGTCTCACAATGGTAGAATTATCTCCAAATCTAGTAGCTGTTCTCGACTTTTGTCTTCCGCTTC ACTAAAAAGGCCTGCAAACATGAATCATGGAAAATCTGCGACCAAGGATTCCAAGTTACCGAAATGTCAAGTTTCAAAGCCAAGTTCTTGCTTGTTGCCTACAAACTCTAAGAGTAGCATACCAAGAGCAAGTCATTTTAAACATCAAGTAACTGATTCTG CTTATGGTATTCAGAAAAATCTAGGATTAATGAGCTCCTCCAGAAAGTTGAGAAATAGCCAAGAGAAAGCAAAAGCTGACGCTGCACCTTTAAAGGATAAATCTTCATCATGCATTTTCAGAGGAAATGAT GAGAAATCACCATCAAAATTACAGGCATCAATTGAATCTTCTCCAGTTAATAATTCTAGCAATACTGGAGTGGAGATGAACCGAAATGCCACACTTCCATCTACCCGAGCACATTCATCTGAAAGTCATGATGTATGTACACCATTCGTACTTCCTCTTCCTCACAGAACTCGTACTGCTGTTAGCAGTATGCCATACCTGCCCGCACAAGCCATGAAACCATCAGGTCTGCGGAGGCCCTCACCTTCCTTGGGATTTTTTCGTCAG acaAAAGCTTCAGATACACATCGCTTGTCGAAAGTCGAGTCTAATTTGTGCCCATTACAAAGGTCTGGTGATCTGAGGCCACCAGAGACACTAGCAAGGCAAGAAGGCAATGACGACTTAGCAAATCTAAACTCTAAGGTACTAGGATCTGAATCAGAAAGCTCAACATCATCCTACAGAGTATCTAAAACGGGCTTGGAAGGAAACAGTGTAGAAAGAGTGAATATTCCAAGTAGTGTTATTAAGAAGCTTGATCTAGTCAGTGATAATTTCAGAGATCATGCTGGTAATTTTGATGAGCAAGTACTGGATCACATCAAGCACGAAGAAAACAAGCTTCAGGATACGGAATTGCTGATGAACGGCAAGCAACATCCACCACAAACGGGAAAACTtgaatatataaacaaaaatggTGATCTCATGAACTTCACTCCTagttttatagaaaataaaggcTCTGCTGGATCAGGTTTTAGAGATTCTGAGTTACCACAAGCTAGCTACAATTCAGAATCTCTAGTTCTACATAGACTGGAAGATGGCAATCCAAATGAAGCAGAAGAATCTGACATTTCTTCAGTAATTGATGGTTTGATTTGTAACTCAAAGTATGGgaatatgattcatttgagcggGGAGGTGATGAAGGAAGGTTTCATGGGAGGCTGCAATAATTTAACTGGTGGAGAATTTGAGAAGGTCAAGTCCTTTGCAGTTGAAGATGACGGGATCTTTGATAATGATAAGTACATTATGAAGATTAAGAGCAATTTGAGCAAAGTCCAGAGAGAGCTAAGGAATATTGGAGGAGGGAACTGTGAGCCCTTGAATCTCACAGGTTCAAACTTTAGTGAAGTAAAGATTGAAATGTTAGAAGTTGCATATCAGCATGAAGATTCTCATAATCTGAAAGAAGCTTTTACCTGCAAACAGATCACAGATAGAGCACAAACAGGAGGTTTAGTAGCAGATATCTCAAGTGTAACTTTATCTGGTGAAAATTGCGAGACTGATCCTGATGGGCTTTCAATTTACTCAGAACATAAGTCCCATCCTGGTAGCGTATTGCATTCAAGTGGCCAGTCCCTTAGTAAACATGTTTACATAGATCAAAGCCAAGATGGACAGATTGATGAAACTGGTTTCTCTGGTCTTCCATATCGATCAGATGAAAGTGTTTTTGATAGGTTTGATGTAACAAGTGTACAGACAATGGTTGGAGAAGATCCTGCGGAAATCATGTGTCCTAGTCCTGTCAAAATTACTCTTCCCAGTAATTGCAATCATTCAACAGATGAAGAAGTCAATCCTGATAAGATTCTTGCAAGTTCAACTACCTGTCTGGAATTTGGTTCATCTTCTAGTAGAACAAgagacaaaatggtatcagatgTACCTGGTTCAATTGGCGAATGTAGGAAACCAATTATAGAGTCTGTGTTGAAAGTGGTGGATGAAACTGAAATACACAATTCATTGAACTGTCACAATGATGGAAATTTAACTTCCTCTATGGAATTTGGTTCATCTTCCAGGGGAACACAAAATGTAATTGGATCTGGTATACTTGGTCCAGTGGGTGAAGGTAACAAATTGATCAACGGTGTGCTCCTCTCCAAAGGAATGAATGAACTTgaaattcaagattcatcaatCAAGCTAAATGATGGTAATGAGACCATCACATTGAAGCTTGGTATGCTGTCTCCGGAAAGCTTGAAAGTTGAAGAGTCACACATGTGCAGCCATGCAGACTTCATCCCTTCCAGTTCAACAGAACCGGGGCGTCATAAGGTTGTATTAGAGAGTCTTCATACTCCTCCAAAACTCAGAGATGCAAGACAAGCAAATGAAGTTGGAAAGACAACAAATGCCCTCACAAATATCATACAGATAGAAGATGCGCACGTGGAGACATATAACAAAGATGCCCACTTGTTGCCTAAAAAAGCCCCTATTACTGTGGTGGAAGAATGTGAAAGCAGCAATGCCTTTGAGAATTTTCGAGAAGTTTTTCCATCACAAAGAAGTGTTGATGCAGGTGGATTAAAAAGCCCAAGTTTTCTGAACCAGGAGTCATCTCCGATTCATGGGAGTGATAATGATGCGGATAATCTGGATACTATCCACTGTGTTGCAG CAATTGTGCCAATTGATTGCATAGAACTTGTTGCAGGGGATCAAACCTCATCAAGAATCAAAAGGACGGTAGATGACATGTTGAATGAAGATATTCTGGTGAAGGAATCTGAAACTGGTAAACTTAGTGGAAGTGAGAGTTCTCAAAATGAACTTTGCCCTGGGCTGGAAGATACCGAACAATGCACAAATTGCGCCACCATTTTGCCAGT CAAGGATGCTGAGAGCTGTCTGAAGAAGGCCAATCTTTTGATATTACCACCACGGGATGCAGTTCCATTTTCTGATGAATGGTTGGCAGCAATGGAAGCTGCAGGGGag GATATATTAACAATGAAAGGCGGTGCTGTACAAAACTCACCTCAAGAGAAATCCTTACCTGAGCCAAGCCCATGGTCTCCG gtgaagaagaaaaacaatcaaCTTGGACCGTATGACTGTACAAAGTTCCACCACAATGGGCCTCCTGACTCCTGA
- the LOC101255413 gene encoding uncharacterized protein isoform X3 produces the protein MDTNPDDFASISNFISPMRGLEARVDHVKSECSSRRVSSNKEYINSDKAEMPKLSVEPLHMKRKKRSGGCNLRKSLAWDRAFSTEEGVLDPLELSLLSGSLVKTRGETLFTINEEERNPTSNDSLHDASSVYLSSNKRSTFKGIRAVALKEENRKASTKIPASHNGRIISKSSSCSRLLSSASLKRPANMNHGKSATKDSKLPKCQVSKPSSCLLPTNSKSSIPRASHFKHQVTDSAYGIQKNLGLMSSSRKLRNSQEKAKADAAPLKDKSSSCIFRGNDEKSPSKLQASIESSPVNNSSNTGVEMNRNATLPSTRAHSSESHDVCTPFVLPLPHRTRTAVSSMPYLPAQAMKPSGLRRPSPSLGFFRQTKASDTHRLSKVESNLCPLQRSGDLRPPETLARQEGNDDLANLNSKVLGSESESSTSSYRVSKTGLEGNSVERVNIPSSVIKKLDLVSDNFRDHAGNFDEQVLDHIKHEENKLQDTELLMNGKQHPPQTGKLEYINKNGDLMNFTPSFIENKGSAGSGFRDSELPQASYNSESLVLHRLEDGNPNEAEESDISSVIDGLICNSKYGNMIHLSGEVMKEGFMGGCNNLTGGEFEKVKSFAVEDDGIFDNDKYIMKIKSNLSKVQRELRNIGGGNCEPLNLTGSNFSEVKIEMLEVAYQHEDSHNLKEAFTCKQITDRAQTGGLVADISSVTLSGENCETDPDGLSIYSEHKSHPGSVLHSSGQSLSKHVYIDQSQDGQIDETGFSGLPYRSDESVFDRFDVTSVQTMVGEDPAEIMCPSPVKITLPSNCNHSTDEEVNPDKILASSTTCLEFGSSSSRTRDKMVSDVPGSIGECRKPIIESVLKVVDETEIHNSLNCHNDGNLTSSMEFGSSSRGTQNVIGSGILGPVGEGNKLINGVLLSKGMNELEIQDSSIKLNDGNETITLKLGMLSPESLKVEESHMCSHADFIPSSSTEPGRHKVVLESLHTPPKLRDARQANEVGKTTNALTNIIQIEDAHVETYNKDAHLLPKKAPITVVEECESSNAFENFREVFPSQRSVDAGGLKSPSFLNQESSPIHGSDNDADNLDTIHCVAELVAGDQTSSRIKRTVDDMLNEDILVKESETGKLSGSESSQNELCPGLEDTEQCTNCATILPVKDAESCLKKANLLILPPRDAVPFSDEWLAAMEAAGEDILTMKGGAVQNSPQEKSLPEPSPWSPVKKKNNQLGPYDCTKFHHNGPPDS, from the exons ATGGACACCAATCCCGACGATTTCgcttcaatttcaaatttcatttccCCAATGA GAGGACTGGAGGCTCGGGTAGATCATGTAAAATCAGAATGTTCATCTCGTAGAGTTTCCAGCAATAAAGAATATATCAATTCAGACAAAGCAGAAATGCCTAAACTTAGTGTGGAGCCGCTGcacatgaagaggaagaagaggagTGGTGGTTGCAATTTGCGGAAAAGTTTAGCATGGGATAGAGCCTTTTCAACTGAAGAAG GTGTTTTGGATCCATTGGAACTTTCTCTGCTTAGTGGTTCATTGGTTAAAACACGCGGAGAGACCTTGTTCACCATCAATGAAGAAGAGCGAaatccaacttcaaatgactCTCTACATGATGCTAGTTCAGTTTATTTGAGCTCGAACAAAAGAAGTACGTTTAAAGGAATTCGAGCTGTAgctttaaaagaagaaaatcggAAG GCCTCAACTAAAATACCAGCGTCTCACAATGGTAGAATTATCTCCAAATCTAGTAGCTGTTCTCGACTTTTGTCTTCCGCTTC ACTAAAAAGGCCTGCAAACATGAATCATGGAAAATCTGCGACCAAGGATTCCAAGTTACCGAAATGTCAAGTTTCAAAGCCAAGTTCTTGCTTGTTGCCTACAAACTCTAAGAGTAGCATACCAAGAGCAAGTCATTTTAAACATCAAGTAACTGATTCTG CTTATGGTATTCAGAAAAATCTAGGATTAATGAGCTCCTCCAGAAAGTTGAGAAATAGCCAAGAGAAAGCAAAAGCTGACGCTGCACCTTTAAAGGATAAATCTTCATCATGCATTTTCAGAGGAAATGAT GAGAAATCACCATCAAAATTACAGGCATCAATTGAATCTTCTCCAGTTAATAATTCTAGCAATACTGGAGTGGAGATGAACCGAAATGCCACACTTCCATCTACCCGAGCACATTCATCTGAAAGTCATGATGTATGTACACCATTCGTACTTCCTCTTCCTCACAGAACTCGTACTGCTGTTAGCAGTATGCCATACCTGCCCGCACAAGCCATGAAACCATCAGGTCTGCGGAGGCCCTCACCTTCCTTGGGATTTTTTCGTCAG acaAAAGCTTCAGATACACATCGCTTGTCGAAAGTCGAGTCTAATTTGTGCCCATTACAAAGGTCTGGTGATCTGAGGCCACCAGAGACACTAGCAAGGCAAGAAGGCAATGACGACTTAGCAAATCTAAACTCTAAGGTACTAGGATCTGAATCAGAAAGCTCAACATCATCCTACAGAGTATCTAAAACGGGCTTGGAAGGAAACAGTGTAGAAAGAGTGAATATTCCAAGTAGTGTTATTAAGAAGCTTGATCTAGTCAGTGATAATTTCAGAGATCATGCTGGTAATTTTGATGAGCAAGTACTGGATCACATCAAGCACGAAGAAAACAAGCTTCAGGATACGGAATTGCTGATGAACGGCAAGCAACATCCACCACAAACGGGAAAACTtgaatatataaacaaaaatggTGATCTCATGAACTTCACTCCTagttttatagaaaataaaggcTCTGCTGGATCAGGTTTTAGAGATTCTGAGTTACCACAAGCTAGCTACAATTCAGAATCTCTAGTTCTACATAGACTGGAAGATGGCAATCCAAATGAAGCAGAAGAATCTGACATTTCTTCAGTAATTGATGGTTTGATTTGTAACTCAAAGTATGGgaatatgattcatttgagcggGGAGGTGATGAAGGAAGGTTTCATGGGAGGCTGCAATAATTTAACTGGTGGAGAATTTGAGAAGGTCAAGTCCTTTGCAGTTGAAGATGACGGGATCTTTGATAATGATAAGTACATTATGAAGATTAAGAGCAATTTGAGCAAAGTCCAGAGAGAGCTAAGGAATATTGGAGGAGGGAACTGTGAGCCCTTGAATCTCACAGGTTCAAACTTTAGTGAAGTAAAGATTGAAATGTTAGAAGTTGCATATCAGCATGAAGATTCTCATAATCTGAAAGAAGCTTTTACCTGCAAACAGATCACAGATAGAGCACAAACAGGAGGTTTAGTAGCAGATATCTCAAGTGTAACTTTATCTGGTGAAAATTGCGAGACTGATCCTGATGGGCTTTCAATTTACTCAGAACATAAGTCCCATCCTGGTAGCGTATTGCATTCAAGTGGCCAGTCCCTTAGTAAACATGTTTACATAGATCAAAGCCAAGATGGACAGATTGATGAAACTGGTTTCTCTGGTCTTCCATATCGATCAGATGAAAGTGTTTTTGATAGGTTTGATGTAACAAGTGTACAGACAATGGTTGGAGAAGATCCTGCGGAAATCATGTGTCCTAGTCCTGTCAAAATTACTCTTCCCAGTAATTGCAATCATTCAACAGATGAAGAAGTCAATCCTGATAAGATTCTTGCAAGTTCAACTACCTGTCTGGAATTTGGTTCATCTTCTAGTAGAACAAgagacaaaatggtatcagatgTACCTGGTTCAATTGGCGAATGTAGGAAACCAATTATAGAGTCTGTGTTGAAAGTGGTGGATGAAACTGAAATACACAATTCATTGAACTGTCACAATGATGGAAATTTAACTTCCTCTATGGAATTTGGTTCATCTTCCAGGGGAACACAAAATGTAATTGGATCTGGTATACTTGGTCCAGTGGGTGAAGGTAACAAATTGATCAACGGTGTGCTCCTCTCCAAAGGAATGAATGAACTTgaaattcaagattcatcaatCAAGCTAAATGATGGTAATGAGACCATCACATTGAAGCTTGGTATGCTGTCTCCGGAAAGCTTGAAAGTTGAAGAGTCACACATGTGCAGCCATGCAGACTTCATCCCTTCCAGTTCAACAGAACCGGGGCGTCATAAGGTTGTATTAGAGAGTCTTCATACTCCTCCAAAACTCAGAGATGCAAGACAAGCAAATGAAGTTGGAAAGACAACAAATGCCCTCACAAATATCATACAGATAGAAGATGCGCACGTGGAGACATATAACAAAGATGCCCACTTGTTGCCTAAAAAAGCCCCTATTACTGTGGTGGAAGAATGTGAAAGCAGCAATGCCTTTGAGAATTTTCGAGAAGTTTTTCCATCACAAAGAAGTGTTGATGCAGGTGGATTAAAAAGCCCAAGTTTTCTGAACCAGGAGTCATCTCCGATTCATGGGAGTGATAATGATGCGGATAATCTGGATACTATCCACTGTGTTGCAG AACTTGTTGCAGGGGATCAAACCTCATCAAGAATCAAAAGGACGGTAGATGACATGTTGAATGAAGATATTCTGGTGAAGGAATCTGAAACTGGTAAACTTAGTGGAAGTGAGAGTTCTCAAAATGAACTTTGCCCTGGGCTGGAAGATACCGAACAATGCACAAATTGCGCCACCATTTTGCCAGT CAAGGATGCTGAGAGCTGTCTGAAGAAGGCCAATCTTTTGATATTACCACCACGGGATGCAGTTCCATTTTCTGATGAATGGTTGGCAGCAATGGAAGCTGCAGGGGag GATATATTAACAATGAAAGGCGGTGCTGTACAAAACTCACCTCAAGAGAAATCCTTACCTGAGCCAAGCCCATGGTCTCCG gtgaagaagaaaaacaatcaaCTTGGACCGTATGACTGTACAAAGTTCCACCACAATGGGCCTCCTGACTCCTGA